A stretch of DNA from Betaproteobacteria bacterium:
GACCGAGTTTCGCGACTACCCGATGCCCGACATCGCCGAGGACAGCGCGCTCCTCAAGATGGAAGTGGCCGGGATCTGCGGCACCGACGTGAAGCTCTATCGGCACCCGCCATCGGACGCGCCCGTGATCATGGGCCACGAGAACATCGGCATCATTGCCAAGGCCGGGCGCGAATTCGTCCGCCGCAAGGGCGTGAAGGAAGGCGACCTAGTATTCGTCGAACATTACGTGATGTGCGGCCGATGCGAATGGTGCCACCTCGGCCAGTACCGCCATTGCGACAACACCGACTGGCGCTCCAATCCCGATGGCATCCGCTACGGCTACACTTCGGCGCAGAGAGCGCCGCACTTGTGGGGCGGATTCGCTCAATACGTCTACCTGCCCTGGAACGCGGTCGTGCACCATGTGCCGAGCGGCGTGACGCCGGAACTGGCCGGGCTGGTGACGCCGATGGCCAACGGCGTCGAGTGGTCGCTGTTCGATGGCGGTGTGGGCTACAACAGCAGCGTCCTGATTCAAGGGCCGGGCCAGCAGGGCCTGTCGCAGACCGTAGTCTGCAAGCAGGCAGGTGCCTCGCTCGTCATCGTCACCGGGACATCCCGGGACGGCACCCGGCTCGAGGTTGCAAAGGCGCTCGGGGCCGATTACACGATCGACGTCGGGCGCGAGGATGCGGCTGCCCGCATCATGGAGATCACGGCCGGCCGCGGCGTCGATGTC
This window harbors:
- a CDS encoding alcohol dehydrogenase catalytic domain-containing protein, yielding MAERVEAAVRTGPGRTEFRDYPMPDIAEDSALLKMEVAGICGTDVKLYRHPPSDAPVIMGHENIGIIAKAGREFVRRKGVKEGDLVFVEHYVMCGRCEWCHLGQYRHCDNTDWRSNPDGIRYGYTSAQRAPHLWGGFAQYVYLPWNAVVHHVPSGVTPELAGLVTPMANGVEWSLFDGGVGYNSSVLIQGPGQQGLSQTVVCKQAGASLVIVTGTSRDGTRLEVAKALGADYTIDVGREDAAARIMEITAGRGVDVVLDCTAGAGTTPILLGIDALKRKGGTIVVQGEMKTFPDFPLERITVKFVTIKSARGHSYQACELALQQLASKRFPLEKVTTHRFGLKDVDLAIRSVGGQGVPDVIHASLLPWA